In one Pseudarthrobacter sp. NBSH8 genomic region, the following are encoded:
- the ruvA gene encoding Holliday junction branch migration protein RuvA: protein MISFLRGTVAHVGLSSAVIDLNGAGMSVNATPQTLSRLRTGEEGKLFTSLIVREDSLTLFGFASDDEREVFDVLLSVSGVGPRLALAVLAVHEPEAIRVAAHTGDSKTFTKVPGIGPKVAGRIVLELAGKLVPHGTAGVAGASTPAEAAWKPQVVAAMTSLGWSEKDAAASIGKALVDDPEVEFRGNVAEILRTTLRWLGQDGARAGNRVGSRG from the coding sequence TTGATCAGTTTCCTTCGCGGGACAGTAGCGCACGTTGGCCTTTCCTCTGCCGTAATCGACCTAAACGGTGCCGGTATGAGTGTCAACGCCACGCCGCAGACCCTCAGCCGCCTCCGCACCGGCGAGGAAGGCAAGCTCTTCACCTCGCTGATCGTGCGCGAGGATTCGCTGACCCTGTTCGGTTTTGCCTCCGACGACGAACGCGAAGTCTTTGACGTCCTGCTGAGTGTGAGCGGCGTGGGCCCGCGGCTCGCACTGGCGGTGCTCGCCGTGCACGAGCCTGAAGCGATCCGGGTTGCTGCCCACACGGGTGACAGCAAAACGTTCACGAAGGTGCCAGGCATCGGCCCCAAGGTGGCCGGGCGGATCGTGCTGGAACTGGCCGGCAAGCTGGTGCCGCACGGTACGGCTGGTGTCGCCGGTGCGTCCACTCCGGCCGAAGCAGCCTGGAAGCCCCAGGTGGTGGCGGCCATGACCAGCCTCGGCTGGTCGGAAAAGGATGCCGCTGCCAGCATCGGGAAGGCCCTTGTGGACGATCCCGAGGTTGAATTCCGTGGCAATGTGGCCGAAATCCTTCGGACCACGCTGCGCTGGCTGGGCCAGGACGGCGCGCGGGCCGGCAACCGCGTAGGCAGCCGTGGCTGA
- the ruvC gene encoding crossover junction endodeoxyribonuclease RuvC, whose amino-acid sequence MTLRVLGVDPGLTRCGIGVVDVERNRRATMVAVGVVGTSPEETLDQRLLVIALAIDEWLDRYEPHVLAVERVFSQLNVSTVMGVAQASGVVIAAAARRGIPVALHTPSEVKAAVTGSGTSNKEAVTKLVTKILRLDAPPRPADAADALALAITHAWRAGSGAAVATTGPGSLSLTPAQRAWADAEAKARRGR is encoded by the coding sequence GTGACCCTGCGCGTATTGGGCGTTGACCCGGGCCTCACCCGCTGCGGCATCGGCGTTGTCGACGTCGAACGGAACCGGCGGGCCACGATGGTGGCCGTCGGGGTGGTGGGTACCTCTCCCGAGGAGACCCTGGACCAGCGCCTGCTGGTGATTGCCTTGGCCATCGACGAGTGGCTGGACCGCTACGAACCCCACGTGCTCGCCGTCGAACGCGTTTTTTCCCAGCTCAACGTCAGTACGGTGATGGGCGTCGCGCAGGCCTCCGGTGTGGTGATTGCCGCCGCGGCCCGGCGCGGGATCCCGGTGGCTCTGCACACGCCGTCGGAGGTGAAAGCAGCCGTGACCGGCAGCGGCACCTCCAACAAGGAAGCCGTGACCAAACTTGTCACGAAAATCCTCCGGCTGGACGCGCCGCCGCGGCCGGCGGACGCTGCAGACGCCCTGGCACTTGCCATCACCCACGCCTGGCGGGCCGGCAGCGGCGCCGCCGTGGCCACGACCGGCCCCGGCAGCCTGTCGCTGACGCCGGCCCAGCGCGCCTGGGCCGACGCCGAGGCGAAAGCGCGCCGCGGGCGCTGA
- the ruvB gene encoding Holliday junction branch migration DNA helicase RuvB, protein MAEPSVVAAGEEPEERVIEAALRPKNLDDFVGQHRVRRQLSLVLQASRMRGRSADHVLFSGPPGLGKTTLAMIVAAEMNAPLRISSGPAIQHAGDLAAILSSLSEGEVLFLDEIHRMSRPAEEMLYMAMEDFRVDIVVGKGAGATAIPLELPPFTLVGATTRAGLLPGPLRDRFGFTGHLEFYSVAELELVLRRSAGLLDLKVNSAGFSEIAGRSRGTPRIANRLLRRVRDWALVHGIEQIDARAASAALDMYEVDKRGLDRLDRAVLEALITKFGGGPVGLSTLAIAVGEETETVETVAEPFLVREGLLGRTPRGRIAMAPAWTHLGFAIPAGVFGQEPLDLFEPDPDSAESAAEWAPNGQ, encoded by the coding sequence GTGGCTGAGCCTTCGGTGGTGGCGGCCGGGGAGGAACCCGAGGAACGGGTGATCGAAGCTGCCCTCCGGCCGAAGAACCTGGATGACTTCGTGGGCCAGCACCGGGTCCGCAGGCAACTCTCCCTGGTCCTGCAGGCCTCCCGGATGCGGGGACGCAGCGCGGACCACGTACTGTTTTCCGGCCCTCCCGGCCTGGGCAAAACCACCCTGGCCATGATCGTGGCTGCTGAAATGAACGCGCCTCTGCGGATCAGCAGCGGTCCGGCCATCCAGCACGCCGGGGACCTCGCCGCCATCCTTTCCTCGCTTTCCGAAGGGGAGGTCCTCTTCCTGGACGAGATCCACCGGATGTCACGGCCGGCAGAGGAAATGCTCTACATGGCCATGGAGGATTTCCGTGTGGACATCGTGGTGGGCAAGGGCGCCGGGGCCACCGCTATCCCGTTGGAGCTTCCGCCTTTCACTCTGGTAGGCGCCACCACACGCGCCGGTCTGCTGCCCGGCCCGCTCAGGGACAGGTTCGGGTTCACCGGGCACCTGGAGTTTTATAGCGTGGCCGAGCTGGAACTGGTGCTCAGGCGCTCTGCCGGCCTGCTGGACCTCAAGGTCAACTCCGCGGGTTTCAGCGAGATTGCCGGCCGGTCCCGCGGTACCCCGCGTATTGCCAACCGCCTGCTCCGCCGCGTCCGGGACTGGGCTCTTGTGCATGGGATTGAGCAGATTGACGCCCGCGCTGCTTCCGCGGCCCTGGACATGTACGAAGTGGACAAGCGGGGCCTGGACCGGCTGGACCGGGCCGTCCTGGAAGCACTCATTACGAAGTTCGGCGGCGGACCCGTGGGACTTTCCACCCTGGCCATTGCGGTGGGGGAGGAGACCGAGACCGTTGAAACGGTGGCGGAACCGTTCCTTGTGCGCGAAGGTTTGCTGGGCCGGACGCCCCGGGGCCGCATCGCCATGGCTCCGGCCTGGACGCACCTCGGCTTTGCCATACCGGCCGGGGTTTTCGGGCAGGAGCCGCTGGATTTGTTCGAACCGGACCCGGACAGCGCCGAGTCCGCGGCCGAATGGGCGCCGAACGGTCAATAG
- the secF gene encoding protein translocase subunit SecF, protein MSSSFANFGNELYSGKRSYNFVSAKKLWFIIAAVAVALSILIPVAKGGFNLGIEFRGGSEFTVSNVQSTDSTLGEQVVEDVVAGSVPRVANVAGTTMRIQTDKLTDDETLRIKEGLTSAYGVTDNEVTSTFIGPTWGADVTKQALIGLIVFVALAAVLMALYFRTWKMSLSAMAGMLVTMFVTAGVYALSDFEVTPSAIIGFLTVLSYSLYDTVVVFDKIRENTADIDASTRRTFGEEVNLAVNQTLVRSINTMMVAILPVGAILFIGAGLLGAGTLRDLSLALFVGILIGTAATIFIAAPMYAWLRQNEPDLVKQAKRVEQRRSANNDKAEGSAAPAGA, encoded by the coding sequence ATGTCCAGCAGCTTCGCCAATTTCGGCAACGAGCTCTACAGCGGGAAGCGCTCCTACAACTTCGTCAGTGCCAAGAAACTGTGGTTCATCATCGCGGCGGTGGCGGTCGCACTGTCAATCCTCATTCCGGTTGCCAAGGGCGGGTTTAACCTTGGCATCGAATTCCGCGGCGGATCAGAGTTCACTGTCTCCAACGTGCAGAGCACCGACTCGACCCTTGGCGAACAGGTTGTGGAAGACGTTGTGGCTGGCAGCGTTCCGCGTGTGGCCAATGTGGCCGGTACCACCATGCGGATCCAGACGGACAAGCTCACGGACGACGAGACGCTCAGGATCAAGGAAGGCCTCACTTCGGCCTACGGCGTCACTGACAACGAGGTGACCTCAACCTTTATCGGACCCACCTGGGGTGCGGATGTCACCAAGCAGGCGCTGATCGGCCTGATCGTCTTTGTGGCGCTGGCCGCGGTGCTGATGGCGCTCTACTTCCGGACCTGGAAGATGTCGCTGTCCGCGATGGCTGGAATGCTGGTGACGATGTTCGTCACCGCAGGCGTGTATGCCCTCAGCGACTTCGAGGTAACGCCGTCTGCCATCATTGGGTTCCTGACGGTGCTCAGCTACTCGCTGTATGACACGGTGGTGGTCTTCGACAAGATCCGTGAAAACACCGCTGATATTGATGCGTCCACCCGCCGCACTTTTGGTGAGGAAGTCAACCTCGCCGTCAACCAGACCCTGGTGCGTTCCATCAACACCATGATGGTGGCCATCCTGCCAGTCGGCGCCATCCTGTTCATCGGTGCCGGCCTTTTGGGGGCAGGCACGTTGCGGGACCTGTCGCTGGCACTGTTCGTCGGAATCCTGATCGGTACGGCTGCGACCATATTTATCGCTGCCCCGATGTATGCCTGGCTGCGCCAGAACGAACCTGACCTGGTGAAGCAGGCGAAACGCGTGGAACAACGCAGGTCCGCTAACAACGACAAGGCCGAAGGATCGGCTGCGCCCGCAGGGGCCTGA
- the secD gene encoding protein translocase subunit SecD: MARTGPNNSGLRVLVWLGVVLAVLTAVLAGGTLAGQASWAPKLALDLEGGTQMILAPKVEGGSDINEEQLNQAVAIIRQRVDGSGVAEAEISTQSGRNVVVSLPGTPTKETRDLIQASADMNFRPVLLNGDGAPVPTESLTPEDQLPKPTAEPANGSDINWITADIYRQFETMDCNNPAPESPEASDPARPLVTCEPATDTRPAIKYILGPVEVKGGNIVTSSFQLQQGAQGAVTNDWAVNIQFDNEGTAKFKTVTERLNQFYVAAGGETGSDPKSQFAIVLDDQVISAPRSQAVITDGRPQITGGFTEKSAKALSDQLRFGALPISFEIQSDQQISATLGAEQLRMGLLAGIIGLLLVVVYSLFQYRALGLVTIASLVVAGALTYLAIAILGWTENYRLSLAGVAGLIVAIGQTADSFIVYFERIRDELREGRGLVSAVENGWKRAKRTVLASKAVNLLAALVLYFVAVGNVRGFAFTLGLTAIADLIVVFMFTHPTLQLLARTKFFGEGHRLSGLDPKRLGVLPLYRGAGRLRAPEAKPSVVRAKNTGAVAEAERRMTIAERRLAEKQEQLTSSSKSAAKENK, encoded by the coding sequence ATGGCACGAACTGGCCCCAACAACTCAGGCCTGAGGGTACTGGTGTGGCTCGGTGTAGTCCTCGCCGTGCTGACCGCCGTCCTGGCCGGCGGCACCCTTGCCGGACAGGCGAGCTGGGCACCCAAGCTGGCACTGGACCTCGAGGGTGGCACCCAGATGATCCTGGCGCCCAAGGTTGAGGGCGGTTCGGACATCAATGAAGAGCAGCTCAACCAGGCCGTAGCCATCATCCGCCAGCGCGTGGATGGTTCAGGTGTTGCCGAAGCGGAAATCAGCACGCAGTCCGGCCGCAACGTCGTGGTGAGCCTTCCGGGCACACCTACGAAGGAAACCCGCGACCTGATCCAGGCCTCCGCGGACATGAACTTCCGCCCCGTACTGCTCAACGGAGACGGCGCGCCCGTTCCCACGGAATCCCTGACCCCCGAAGACCAGCTTCCGAAGCCCACGGCGGAACCCGCCAACGGCAGCGACATAAACTGGATCACCGCGGACATCTACCGCCAGTTTGAAACCATGGACTGCAACAATCCTGCGCCGGAGAGCCCCGAAGCCTCCGATCCCGCCAGGCCCCTCGTCACCTGTGAACCGGCAACGGACACCAGACCTGCCATTAAATACATCCTGGGGCCCGTGGAGGTCAAGGGCGGCAATATTGTCACGTCTTCCTTCCAGCTGCAACAGGGTGCCCAGGGCGCTGTGACGAACGACTGGGCCGTCAATATCCAGTTCGACAACGAAGGCACCGCCAAGTTCAAGACGGTCACCGAACGGCTGAACCAGTTCTACGTCGCAGCAGGCGGCGAGACCGGCAGCGACCCCAAGTCGCAGTTCGCCATCGTTCTGGACGACCAGGTCATTTCCGCCCCGCGTTCGCAGGCCGTCATCACTGACGGTCGTCCGCAGATCACCGGCGGGTTCACTGAAAAGTCAGCCAAGGCGCTCTCGGACCAGCTCCGCTTCGGCGCGCTTCCGATCAGCTTCGAAATCCAGAGCGACCAGCAGATCTCCGCAACTCTGGGTGCCGAACAGCTACGCATGGGCCTCCTTGCGGGCATCATCGGGTTGCTCCTCGTGGTGGTCTACTCACTCTTCCAGTACCGGGCCCTGGGCCTGGTGACCATTGCATCGCTGGTGGTGGCCGGCGCCCTCACCTATCTGGCCATTGCCATCTTGGGATGGACTGAAAACTACCGGCTTTCCCTCGCCGGCGTGGCCGGCCTCATCGTCGCCATCGGCCAGACCGCAGACTCGTTCATCGTTTACTTTGAACGTATCCGCGATGAACTCCGCGAAGGCCGTGGACTCGTCTCCGCGGTGGAGAACGGCTGGAAGCGGGCCAAGCGCACTGTCCTGGCATCCAAGGCCGTGAACCTGCTGGCCGCGCTGGTGCTTTACTTCGTGGCTGTCGGCAACGTCCGCGGGTTCGCATTCACGCTGGGTCTGACGGCTATTGCCGACCTCATCGTGGTCTTTATGTTCACGCACCCCACCCTGCAGCTCCTGGCGCGCACCAAGTTCTTCGGGGAGGGCCACCGGCTCTCCGGCCTTGACCCCAAGCGACTCGGTGTTTTGCCGCTCTACCGTGGCGCCGGACGCCTGCGCGCGCCTGAGGCCAAGCCTTCTGTAGTCCGGGCCAAGAACACCGGAGCGGTCGCGGAGGCTGAACGACGCATGACCATCGCAGAACGCCGCCTTGCGGAAAAGCAGGAGCAGCTCACCAGCTCCTCCAAGAGCGCAGCCAAGGAGAACAAGTAA
- a CDS encoding YebC/PmpR family DNA-binding transcriptional regulator, protein MSGHSKWATTKHKKAILDSRRAKSFAKLIKNIEVAARMGGPDLAGNPGLELAVTKAKKTSVPADNIDRAIKRGAGLTGEVVDYTEIMYECRGPQGSALLIECLTDNKNRAASEVRLAISRNGGTIADPGSVSYLFSRKGVVSMPKNGLSEDDVLMAVLDAGAEEVKDNGDSFEIHSEPTDLQAIRDALKEAGMEYETDEAEFVPSMQVPLDLDAAKKFMKLVDALEELDDVQNVYSNANLSDEVQAALEAE, encoded by the coding sequence ATGTCAGGACACTCCAAATGGGCAACGACCAAGCACAAGAAGGCCATCCTCGATAGCCGCCGCGCAAAATCGTTCGCCAAGCTGATCAAGAACATCGAAGTCGCTGCACGTATGGGCGGACCAGACCTCGCCGGCAACCCGGGCCTGGAACTCGCCGTCACCAAGGCCAAGAAGACGTCGGTGCCCGCCGACAACATCGACCGCGCCATCAAGCGAGGCGCTGGCCTCACCGGTGAAGTGGTTGACTACACGGAGATCATGTACGAATGCCGCGGCCCGCAGGGTTCGGCGCTGCTGATCGAGTGCCTGACGGACAACAAGAACCGCGCAGCTTCCGAGGTTCGCCTGGCCATTTCCCGCAACGGCGGCACCATCGCCGACCCGGGTTCGGTGAGCTACCTCTTCAGCCGCAAGGGCGTCGTTTCGATGCCGAAGAACGGCCTGAGTGAGGACGACGTCCTGATGGCCGTCCTCGACGCCGGAGCCGAAGAAGTCAAGGACAACGGCGACAGCTTCGAGATCCACTCCGAGCCGACCGACCTCCAGGCCATCCGGGATGCCCTCAAGGAGGCCGGCATGGAGTACGAGACCGATGAAGCCGAGTTTGTGCCGTCCATGCAGGTGCCGCTGGACCTCGACGCCGCCAAGAAGTTCATGAAGCTGGTTGACGCCCTGGAAGAACTCGACGACGTCCAGAACGTCTACAGCAACGCCAACCTCAGCGACGAAGTCCAGGCCGCCCTGGAAGCTGAGTGA
- the yajC gene encoding preprotein translocase subunit YajC, whose translation MNIVLFAMLGIFIFMMFRRNKKTKEQQATLQSRFEPGVEVMTSFGLFGRIVSMDDAENKVVLELSPGNLATVHRQAVTKIVEPAVEADAPAVPDDASSLTSESSLTSEEAGTPAVSAETPDETLKRLNDEGKKDI comes from the coding sequence ATGAACATCGTCTTGTTCGCAATGCTCGGAATCTTTATCTTCATGATGTTCCGCCGCAACAAGAAGACCAAGGAACAGCAGGCAACGCTGCAGTCCCGGTTCGAGCCCGGTGTCGAGGTCATGACGAGCTTCGGACTCTTCGGCCGGATTGTCTCCATGGACGACGCCGAGAACAAGGTTGTCCTGGAACTCTCGCCCGGGAACCTGGCCACCGTGCACCGCCAGGCCGTGACCAAGATTGTGGAACCGGCTGTCGAAGCAGATGCTCCGGCCGTCCCGGATGACGCTTCGTCGCTGACCAGCGAATCATCCCTGACCAGCGAAGAAGCCGGTACCCCGGCTGTGTCCGCCGAAACTCCGGATGAGACCCTGAAGCGCCTTAACGACGAGGGCAAGAAGGACATCTAG